DNA from Pseudomonas putida:
TGCCCCAGGCCGGGGCGACGTGCCGCAACTGGCGGCGGTGCAGCTGTGCCAGCCGGCCAGCGAAGCCGACCCGCTGTGCGCCATGTGGCGGGCGGTGGCCTGACATGCGCCGCCTCGACCTGGAATTCCAGCCCCGGCGCACCAGCCCTTTGGCCTGGTCGCTGCTTGCTCTGGGCAGCGCCGTGGTCGTAGGCCTGGTGCTGCTGCAACACAGCTTGCAGGCCGAGCAGGTCGACCTGGAGGCCAGCGTGCACAGCCTTGAGCTGCAACTGGGCCGCCGTCCGGCCACCGTAGCGCCACAAAACAGCGCTGCCAGCCGCGAGCAAGCCGAGCGTCTGGCACAGATGCGCAGTGTGTCGCAGCAACTGCAACGCCCCTGGCAGCAGCTGTTCGCCATGCTCGAAGCCATGCCCCAGGACGATGTCGCGTTGCTTGGCCTGACCCCGGATGCACGCAAGGGCCAGGTGCGCATTGCCGCCGAGGCACGCAACCTCGAAGCGATGCTGCAGTACCACCAGCGCCTGGAAGCCAGTGACGAGCTAAGCGATGTATCGCTGCTCAACCACGAGGTGCTGGCCGCACAGCCTGAGCACCCCGTGCGCTTCACCCTCACCGCCACTTGGGAGACCGGCCATGCGCGCCCTTGAATCGCTGAACAGCCTGATCCTCCAGGAGCGCCTGCGCAGTGTCGGCCCGGTCGGCCTGGCGGCGGTGGCCGTAGGCCTGCTGGCCATTGGTGTGGCCTGTGCCGGGGTGCTGCCGCAATGGCAGGACGTGCGCGAACTGCGCGCCACCGAAGCGGACGCCAGCGTGCAGGTAGGGCGGGTCAAGCGGGAGAGCTGAAAATTGCCGTCAAACCCGAACAGCAGGCCCTGGACAGCCTGCGTCAGCAACTGCCGGGGCAGCCCCAGGCCAGCGAGCTGATCGAGCGCCTGTATCACCTGGCCAGCGCCGAGCACATCAGCCTGGCCCGTGGTGAGTACGCCCTGGGCATCGACCCCAAGACCCAGCTGGCGCGCTACCAGATCGTGCTGCCGGTGCGCGGCAGCTATCCGCAGATTCGCGGCTTCCTCAAGGGCCTGCTCAAGCAACTGCCGACCCTGGTGCTGGAAGACCTCGAGCTGCAACGCAAACGCATTGGCGACAGCGAGCTCAATGCCCGCCTGCGCATGACCCTTTACCTGTCGAGGTCGTGATGAACACTCAACGTGCAGTCATCTGGGCCGGTTTCCTCGGCGTGAGCGCAGCGCTGGCCTGGGCACCCGGCCATTGGTTCGGCCAAGAAGACGCGCTGGCCCCGGTCGCCGGCAAGCCAGCTCCCACAGAGACTGCGGGCAGCGCCGCTTCTGCGGGTGCGGCTTTGGCCGCGAAAGGGCC
Protein-coding regions in this window:
- a CDS encoding pilus assembly protein, whose translation is MRRLDLEFQPRRTSPLAWSLLALGSAVVVGLVLLQHSLQAEQVDLEASVHSLELQLGRRPATVAPQNSAASREQAERLAQMRSVSQQLQRPWQQLFAMLEAMPQDDVALLGLTPDARKGQVRIAAEARNLEAMLQYHQRLEASDELSDVSLLNHEVLAAQPEHPVRFTLTATWETGHARP